In one Butyrivibrio proteoclasticus B316 genomic region, the following are encoded:
- the xylB gene encoding xylulokinase: protein MLYIGVDLGTSSVKLVLMDETGKIHGTVTKEYPLYFPQPGWSEQKPEDWYTQAIAGLKELLENVDKSQVAGISFGGQMHGLVILDENDEVIRPAILWNDGRTQKQVDYLNNEIGKETLSKYTANIAFAGFTAPKILWVKENEPENFKRIKKIMLPKDYLAYKLSGTFCTDYSDASGMLLLDVQNRKWSKEMCDICGITEDLLPTLYDSSEKVGQLKAELAKELGLSENVVIAAGAGDNAAAAVGTGTVGNNKCNISLGTSGTIFMSSDNFAVDSNNALHSFDHADGHFHLMGCMLSAASCNKWWNDEILKTKDYAAEQKGIEKLGENHVFFLPYLMGERSPWNNPNARATFTGITMDTTREDMTQAVLEGVAFATRDMYEVAKSIGVAPKRTMICGGGAKSPLWRKMIANILNVEVDVPVCEEGPGMGGAMLAMVACGAYKSVEEAAAAIVKVDKTEKPDPELVAKYEARYQQFKTIYPALKETFDKII from the coding sequence ATGCTTTATATCGGTGTAGATTTGGGGACATCGTCCGTTAAGCTTGTGCTTATGGATGAAACAGGTAAGATTCATGGAACAGTTACTAAGGAGTATCCTTTATATTTCCCACAGCCGGGATGGTCTGAGCAGAAACCTGAGGATTGGTACACACAGGCTATAGCTGGACTTAAGGAGCTTCTTGAAAATGTAGATAAGTCACAGGTTGCAGGTATCAGTTTTGGCGGACAGATGCATGGTCTTGTAATTCTTGACGAGAATGACGAGGTTATTCGTCCTGCAATTTTGTGGAATGACGGCAGAACTCAGAAACAGGTAGATTACCTCAACAACGAGATTGGCAAAGAGACTCTTTCCAAGTACACAGCTAATATCGCTTTTGCTGGATTTACAGCACCTAAGATTCTCTGGGTTAAGGAGAATGAACCTGAGAATTTCAAGAGAATCAAGAAAATAATGCTTCCTAAGGATTATCTTGCTTATAAGCTTTCAGGAACATTCTGCACAGATTATTCAGATGCTTCAGGAATGCTTCTTCTGGACGTACAGAACCGCAAGTGGTCCAAAGAGATGTGTGATATCTGTGGAATAACAGAGGATTTACTTCCTACTCTTTACGACAGCTCAGAGAAGGTTGGTCAGCTTAAGGCAGAATTGGCCAAGGAACTGGGACTTTCTGAAAACGTAGTTATAGCAGCAGGTGCCGGAGACAACGCGGCAGCAGCTGTAGGAACAGGTACAGTTGGCAATAATAAGTGCAATATTTCCCTTGGAACAAGTGGAACAATCTTCATGTCATCTGACAATTTTGCTGTAGACAGCAATAACGCACTTCACTCTTTTGACCATGCTGACGGACACTTCCATCTTATGGGATGCATGCTCAGTGCAGCCAGCTGCAATAAATGGTGGAACGATGAGATCCTTAAGACCAAGGATTACGCTGCAGAGCAGAAGGGCATTGAGAAGCTTGGAGAGAACCATGTATTCTTCCTGCCATATCTTATGGGAGAGAGATCACCTTGGAACAATCCTAATGCCCGTGCTACATTTACAGGTATCACAATGGATACAACAAGAGAAGATATGACTCAGGCAGTTCTTGAGGGCGTTGCATTTGCTACCAGGGATATGTATGAAGTTGCCAAGTCTATCGGCGTTGCTCCTAAGAGAACAATGATCTGTGGCGGCGGTGCCAAGAGCCCTCTTTGGAGAAAGATGATCGCAAACATCCTCAACGTAGAAGTTGATGTTCCTGTTTGTGAAGAAGGCCCTGGAATGGGCGGTGCTATGCTTGCTATGGTTGCATGTGGTGCTTATAAGAGTGTAGAAGAGGCTGCAGCAGCTATTGTCAAGGTTGATAAGACAGAGAAGCCGGATCCTGAGCTTGTTGCCAAGTACGAGGCAAGATATCAGCAGTTTAAGACTATTTACCCTGCATTAAAAGAAACTTTCGATAAAATTATTTAA
- a CDS encoding sialate O-acetylesterase has product MSGLRLPRILSDGAVLQRRKTIHIWGWDEAGSNISVALTEADKESTQNDDILSSGSCICKENGRFDMYLPARESGGPYKLVVSDDKGEEVVVSDVMIGLVWFCSGQSNMELPVIRVKDKYPELLEIADNNKVRTFKITEDSSFEGPLEELRSGSWTCVSKESITSFSATGYFFADHLQKLTGQTVGFINASLGGSRISSWMSRGMLEGYDELLAEADKYSDAEFRKQVMETNMVNGNTWRSNLYESDLGIKEHWDAWDGNEDADNDKWKPFAIPSFFKGTELDGFIGSVWFRRKFDLPVELAGQKARLFLGTIVDNDVVFVNGQRVGDTPYQYPPRKYDIPEGLTREKDNTIVIRVCVETGFGRFTPDKDYKIFNDKCSVRLDSFDDMTESSCDKHWKFRIGARCDMIPPTDFINWKSTGLYNAMTAPCHNFPIDGVCWYQGESNIEDGYDYNALTIRQVEGYRKAWNEENLPFIGVSLPNFTIDSPVTDDWGKFRLTQARLLELPATGLAITMGLGEDNDLHPVTKKPIGERLALWAAHLKYCYNGEYMGPEITSINRVTDQEGRKAFKISLSHSKGLCVVDAGKGTEITDLYIKTKKDRVLAKVILDTDNGGLLVYVEDDAAYEEASEIMYCVDNTYSGGLISNETGIPMGPFLEVIDGNKKGKQSA; this is encoded by the coding sequence ATGTCAGGACTTAGATTACCGCGTATTTTGTCGGATGGAGCAGTTTTACAGCGTAGAAAGACCATTCACATCTGGGGATGGGATGAAGCCGGTTCGAATATTTCAGTTGCATTAACAGAAGCTGATAAAGAGAGCACGCAGAATGATGATATTCTCAGCTCCGGAAGCTGCATATGTAAAGAAAACGGAAGATTTGATATGTATCTTCCTGCCAGAGAAAGTGGCGGCCCTTACAAACTTGTAGTATCAGATGATAAGGGGGAAGAGGTTGTAGTAAGTGATGTTATGATTGGCCTTGTGTGGTTCTGCTCAGGCCAGTCCAACATGGAGCTGCCTGTGATCAGAGTTAAGGATAAATATCCGGAGCTATTGGAAATAGCAGATAACAACAAGGTCAGAACCTTTAAGATCACAGAGGACAGTAGCTTTGAAGGGCCTCTTGAGGAGCTTCGTTCAGGTAGCTGGACTTGTGTAAGCAAAGAGTCCATTACAAGCTTTTCTGCTACAGGCTACTTTTTTGCTGATCATCTGCAGAAGCTTACAGGTCAGACAGTTGGCTTTATAAATGCAAGTCTAGGAGGATCAAGGATTTCCTCATGGATGAGCAGAGGAATGCTTGAGGGCTATGATGAGCTCCTGGCAGAAGCAGATAAATACTCAGATGCAGAATTCAGGAAACAGGTTATGGAGACCAATATGGTTAACGGCAATACCTGGAGAAGTAATCTGTATGAGTCGGATCTTGGAATCAAAGAGCATTGGGATGCCTGGGATGGCAACGAAGATGCTGATAATGATAAATGGAAACCTTTTGCAATACCTTCATTTTTCAAGGGAACGGAGCTTGATGGCTTTATTGGAAGCGTCTGGTTTAGGAGAAAGTTTGATCTTCCGGTGGAACTTGCAGGGCAGAAGGCCCGTCTTTTCCTGGGAACGATAGTTGATAATGATGTTGTATTTGTAAATGGCCAGAGAGTGGGAGATACACCTTATCAGTATCCGCCGCGCAAATATGATATTCCTGAAGGACTTACCAGGGAAAAAGATAATACGATAGTGATCAGAGTCTGCGTAGAAACGGGATTTGGCAGATTTACTCCTGACAAGGATTACAAGATCTTTAATGATAAATGCTCAGTCAGACTTGATAGCTTTGATGATATGACAGAAAGCTCTTGTGATAAGCATTGGAAGTTCAGGATTGGTGCAAGGTGCGACATGATCCCGCCTACAGATTTTATCAACTGGAAGTCAACAGGATTATATAATGCAATGACTGCACCATGTCACAACTTCCCTATTGATGGAGTTTGCTGGTATCAGGGCGAATCCAACATTGAGGATGGCTATGATTACAATGCACTTACGATCAGACAGGTAGAAGGCTATCGCAAGGCATGGAACGAAGAAAACCTGCCATTTATCGGAGTGTCTCTTCCGAATTTCACAATAGATTCACCTGTAACAGATGACTGGGGTAAGTTCAGACTTACTCAGGCAAGGCTCCTTGAGCTTCCTGCTACAGGACTTGCAATAACCATGGGACTTGGCGAAGATAATGATCTTCATCCTGTCACCAAAAAACCAATCGGAGAAAGACTTGCTTTGTGGGCAGCACATCTCAAATATTGTTATAATGGAGAGTACATGGGTCCTGAAATAACAAGTATTAATAGGGTGACCGATCAGGAAGGACGAAAAGCGTTTAAGATAAGTCTTAGTCATTCCAAGGGTCTCTGTGTTGTAGATGCAGGTAAGGGAACGGAAATAACAGATTTATATATTAAGACTAAAAAGGATAGGGTACTTGCTAAAGTGATACTAGATACAGACAACGGGGGACTACTGGTATACGTAGAGGATGACGCGGCTTATGAAGAAGCCAGTGAGATTATGTATTGCGTTGATAATACATATTCAGGAGGACTTATTTCAAACGAGACTGGAATACCGATGGGGCCATTTCTTGAAGTGATTGACGGTAATAAGAAGGGTAAACAGTCAGCCTGA
- a CDS encoding HD-GYP domain-containing protein produces MYEFIRSHQLNMMLELSSACFTMALLLLITKFLTKKRKWILIMMELIATTLLISDRYAYIYSGDVSATGYVMVRISNCLVFFMTSAIVLGFNLYLTDLLTAEGKMDKVPGRITFVNIISVIGMVLAIIAAFTGLYYSFDANNIYHRGPGFLISYIIPIIGPIIQYTVIVQYKEKFSRLIYIALVLYLVVPVFCGIVQIFAYGISIVNMAMVLVSIFLYVFTYLDVNEAVIRAHAIEMEQLDEDRKSIKRLFDQTATAFVAAMEKKDPYPPGHSAIAAEIAGRIAKSLGKEQDEIDEIYYAALLHNVGIMGIPDGVVENLDKLSPEQYEVFKKTPIISAEILSNITEYPILAEAAKYGNEKYDGSGYPEGLKGEEIPEVARIMAVIDKYDVMTTKSKFSDPLPEPLVREEFIKESGISFDPQIADIMIDIIDTDAKDEGVAGVHLHNEIEKELECGKYRDKISSGIPVDNVTTTISFRCTSNKKSPGDFSMPSIIVFDSYDKRVHSNPKSIKAYKYTEYGELWFDGHHISTDARNMEVTIEKIGDDVNWTEGKYVIMATKFEDHVKINMTDGHKDMEVMIALPDSSKFAEVAITGENCLISDITVERDEVETTEDDITRIAEAVSYIERMESDAPNLQIDNHRSAYTDGIEIKNYIDLAFHSMSLPASDLVWHCPYIVIFYSENGIVGGPGYKEFALIKLNGEIDRSGIYAYNTFSMKRTGDFPGWNVWKETNKSGLEYEVSFTRKGSTVTLKTTNLGVEIQNVTSVTDGGDKIYAAITGDTVAITDIRIK; encoded by the coding sequence ATGTATGAGTTTATAAGAAGTCATCAACTTAATATGATGTTGGAACTAAGCTCAGCTTGTTTCACTATGGCACTGCTCCTTCTCATCACCAAATTCTTGACCAAAAAGCGTAAGTGGATTCTGATAATGATGGAGCTTATAGCTACAACCCTGCTTATTTCTGACAGATATGCTTATATATATAGCGGAGATGTAAGCGCTACGGGCTATGTCATGGTAAGAATCAGTAACTGCCTTGTATTCTTCATGACATCAGCGATCGTGTTAGGATTTAATCTGTATCTGACCGATCTTCTTACTGCAGAAGGCAAGATGGATAAGGTTCCGGGAAGAATCACTTTTGTTAACATTATTTCAGTGATTGGTATGGTACTTGCGATCATAGCAGCCTTTACAGGCTTATATTACAGCTTTGATGCCAATAATATATATCACCGCGGTCCGGGCTTTTTGATAAGTTACATAATACCGATAATTGGACCTATCATTCAGTACACTGTCATTGTTCAGTACAAGGAGAAATTCAGCCGACTGATCTACATTGCACTGGTACTGTATCTGGTTGTTCCTGTTTTTTGCGGTATTGTGCAGATATTTGCTTATGGTATATCTATAGTCAACATGGCTATGGTCCTGGTATCTATTTTCCTGTATGTGTTTACATATCTTGATGTAAATGAGGCTGTTATCAGAGCCCACGCTATTGAGATGGAACAGCTCGATGAAGACAGGAAGAGCATTAAGAGGCTGTTTGATCAGACTGCAACAGCATTTGTAGCAGCTATGGAAAAAAAGGATCCTTATCCTCCGGGACATTCAGCCATTGCAGCTGAAATCGCGGGAAGGATTGCAAAGAGTCTCGGAAAAGAACAGGATGAGATTGATGAGATATATTATGCTGCGCTTTTGCATAACGTAGGAATAATGGGAATTCCTGATGGTGTTGTGGAAAACCTTGATAAGTTGTCTCCCGAGCAGTATGAGGTATTTAAAAAGACTCCGATCATAAGCGCAGAGATTCTGTCTAACATAACCGAGTATCCGATACTTGCTGAGGCTGCCAAGTATGGAAATGAGAAATATGACGGAAGCGGCTACCCTGAGGGACTTAAAGGAGAGGAAATACCTGAGGTTGCAAGGATCATGGCAGTTATAGATAAATATGATGTCATGACCACTAAGTCCAAATTCAGCGATCCGTTGCCGGAACCACTTGTTAGAGAGGAATTTATTAAAGAGTCCGGTATCTCTTTTGACCCGCAGATAGCAGATATCATGATAGACATTATTGATACTGATGCCAAGGATGAAGGTGTTGCCGGAGTTCATTTGCATAACGAAATAGAAAAAGAGCTGGAATGCGGTAAGTACAGAGACAAGATATCTTCGGGAATACCGGTAGACAATGTTACTACGACCATAAGCTTTCGTTGCACATCTAACAAGAAGAGCCCCGGGGATTTCTCGATGCCTTCTATCATAGTGTTTGACTCCTATGACAAGCGTGTTCACAGTAATCCTAAGTCTATCAAGGCATACAAATACACAGAATATGGCGAATTGTGGTTTGATGGACATCATATTTCAACTGATGCCAGGAATATGGAGGTGACAATAGAAAAAATAGGTGATGACGTCAACTGGACGGAAGGAAAATACGTTATCATGGCCACCAAGTTTGAGGACCATGTCAAGATTAATATGACAGACGGCCATAAGGATATGGAGGTTATGATCGCACTTCCTGACAGCTCCAAATTTGCTGAAGTTGCAATTACAGGTGAAAACTGCCTGATCAGTGATATCACAGTTGAAAGGGATGAAGTGGAAACTACCGAGGATGATATCACAAGGATTGCAGAGGCAGTAAGCTATATAGAGCGCATGGAATCGGATGCTCCTAATTTACAGATTGACAATCACCGGTCTGCTTATACTGATGGAATTGAAATTAAGAATTACATTGATCTTGCCTTCCATTCAATGTCACTTCCGGCATCTGACCTGGTATGGCACTGCCCGTATATTGTCATATTCTATTCCGAAAATGGCATTGTTGGCGGGCCGGGATACAAAGAGTTTGCCCTTATCAAACTAAATGGTGAGATAGACAGAAGTGGTATATATGCTTATAACACATTTTCCATGAAGAGAACGGGTGATTTCCCTGGCTGGAATGTGTGGAAGGAAACCAACAAATCAGGACTTGAATACGAAGTAAGCTTTACTCGTAAGGGAAGTACCGTGACCTTGAAAACTACAAATCTTGGCGTGGAAATACAGAACGTTACTAGTGTTACAGACGGCGGAGATAAGATATATGCGGCCATAACAGGAGATACTGTAGCGATCACGGATATCAGGATCAAGTGA
- a CDS encoding hybrid sensor histidine kinase/response regulator: MAYKRKRQITEYLAAFLAISMAVVLVLPGLSVRAEEKTNLVPGETVKKYGGGYSVTGQLDEGGFATYVYDATNGLPSSDAMYIYGSSDGHIWIGGYSGVIRYDGKVFERLSTDNGLTSARVIYEDNKKRIWIGTNDNGVVVLDGNKRKQYTIFDGLPSSSIRSFVEDRSGNVIVGTTAGLCYFDEDMIIRELYEPELEAERVLKLEKGPDGIIYGHTGNGLVFSVEDLQVTHIYSGEDLGMPKISTILVDPYYAGKVYFCTEKDHIYYGKFGQKAGEMDLYSTRGLGVVHWISYNCGRVWVSSTSSIGYLDLDGKMTLVGGLPLNSSIEMMTSDYQGNMWYASSTQGVMKIVSDNFVDMTKSDGLPRTVTNCIYQSNGFLYVGTDSGLYILSSDRKMLINNLTRYIGNSRVRCIMEDKEGNLWIATYTDNKGLIRFSPEGEIRDFTTEDGLSDNAIRSIIQMRDGSIVAGTNGGIDVLRNNKVVASYGAETGMKNPMILTVEEGNNGEIIAGSDGGGMYIIDNGQVSHIGLSDGLTSEVVMRVKKDPDRNLTWFITSNSIGYYKDKIATTITTFPFNNNYDIYSGKDDKLWIMSSYGIYRVDAQEMIDNDVKNYKLFTIANGMPYAVTSQSYGYMSDDGYLYVPGREGAIRLNVDKFFERHGSIKLGIQSVYCDDEQILPDSQGTYTLPGSDGRISITASVMDYTMTNPLVRVFIEGKENVGLEVPRSELSTLEYTSLGYGNYILHVQVLNERNEVYQEERFLLVKKPRLVELFAVKLLILVVVAFAAGFLVWRILKATVVTKQYEEITKAKEEAERANTAKSRFLANMSHEIRTPINTILGMDEMILREDARDVPKAYFLSIMNYSLDIKNATESLLGLINDLLDMSKIESGKMHLVEQEYDVQDQLRSIVSMIRSRSTEKELIFEVVIDEILPTRMYGDNGKIKQVVLNLLTNAVKYTAAGAVEFSVSMEARNDDICDLRFSVKDTGIGVKEEDMDKLFTAYERLDEEKNSGIQGTGLGLDISRRFAELMGGKLWCESVYGEGSEFILTLQQRIVDDTPIGIFKEHNISDNGPYVPKFIAPDADILVVDDTPMNLSVIKGLLKSTKMFVTTADSGEEALEKIKETDFNVVLLDHMMPGMDGIETLEKIRETHPNLPVYALTANAAVGEEFYTSKGFNGYLAKPIDSATLESTILKHLPPEIVMQREDEEAEEELTEIPENMLWINEISEISVDDGLANSGGVTNYLFALRLFYDTIDDNISVISNSYEAGDIRLYTIKVHALKSSARIIGALELSRLAASLEEAGKNDDKAFIDQNTEKLISDYSLFKDRLARMDQDDEEIRQDESLEMISYEDLQDAYGAIRDSISQMDYDAIEMILGQMKEYRLPEDAAKKLNKLGKLLKTFDWDAMETLFE, from the coding sequence ATGGCATATAAGAGAAAGAGACAGATAACTGAATATTTAGCTGCTTTTTTGGCAATTTCCATGGCGGTAGTATTAGTTCTGCCAGGACTTTCGGTGAGAGCTGAAGAAAAAACTAATCTTGTTCCCGGAGAAACTGTCAAAAAATATGGTGGAGGCTATTCTGTTACGGGTCAGCTTGATGAAGGCGGATTTGCAACATATGTTTATGATGCGACAAATGGCCTTCCTTCTTCTGATGCCATGTATATTTACGGATCAAGTGACGGACATATATGGATTGGCGGATACAGTGGAGTTATCCGTTATGATGGAAAGGTATTTGAAAGACTTAGCACTGATAATGGTCTTACCAGCGCGAGAGTTATATACGAAGATAATAAGAAGAGAATATGGATAGGAACTAATGACAATGGAGTAGTGGTTCTTGATGGCAATAAGAGAAAACAGTATACGATTTTTGACGGTCTGCCATCTTCTTCCATAAGGAGTTTTGTTGAAGACAGATCAGGAAATGTCATTGTCGGAACTACAGCCGGACTGTGCTATTTTGACGAGGATATGATAATCCGCGAACTGTATGAGCCTGAACTTGAAGCGGAGAGAGTCCTCAAGCTTGAGAAAGGTCCTGACGGAATTATCTATGGACATACCGGAAATGGACTTGTCTTTTCCGTAGAGGATCTTCAGGTGACTCATATATATTCCGGTGAAGATCTTGGAATGCCCAAGATATCGACGATCCTTGTCGATCCGTATTACGCGGGAAAGGTATATTTCTGTACTGAAAAAGATCATATATATTATGGCAAGTTTGGACAAAAGGCTGGTGAAATGGACCTTTATTCAACCAGAGGACTTGGCGTAGTGCACTGGATTTCATATAACTGCGGAAGAGTATGGGTATCTTCAACATCTTCTATTGGATATCTGGACCTTGACGGAAAAATGACTCTTGTAGGAGGACTCCCGCTTAACAGCTCAATTGAAATGATGACATCAGATTATCAGGGCAATATGTGGTATGCGTCCTCGACACAGGGTGTAATGAAGATTGTTTCTGATAATTTTGTAGACATGACCAAATCTGATGGCTTGCCGAGGACAGTAACCAACTGTATTTATCAGAGTAACGGATTTTTGTATGTTGGTACTGACAGCGGATTGTATATTCTGAGCAGCGATAGAAAGATGCTGATAAATAATCTGACCAGGTACATTGGAAACAGCAGGGTCAGATGTATTATGGAGGACAAAGAAGGAAATCTGTGGATTGCAACTTATACAGATAATAAGGGACTGATCCGTTTTTCACCGGAAGGAGAGATCAGGGATTTCACAACAGAGGATGGTCTTAGCGATAATGCCATCAGAAGCATTATTCAGATGAGAGATGGATCGATAGTTGCAGGAACAAATGGCGGTATAGATGTTCTTAGAAACAATAAGGTAGTAGCCTCTTACGGTGCAGAAACCGGCATGAAGAATCCAATGATCCTTACCGTAGAAGAGGGAAATAATGGAGAGATAATAGCAGGATCTGACGGCGGAGGCATGTACATTATAGATAACGGTCAGGTGAGCCATATAGGTCTTTCTGACGGACTTACCAGTGAAGTCGTTATGAGAGTTAAAAAGGATCCTGACAGGAACCTTACATGGTTCATTACATCAAACTCAATCGGTTATTATAAAGATAAAATAGCTACAACAATTACAACATTTCCTTTTAATAACAATTATGACATCTATTCCGGAAAAGATGACAAGCTATGGATAATGTCATCTTATGGTATTTACAGAGTCGATGCCCAGGAAATGATTGATAATGATGTCAAGAACTATAAGCTCTTTACTATCGCAAATGGTATGCCCTATGCTGTAACATCCCAGTCCTACGGATACATGTCGGATGACGGATATCTTTATGTGCCTGGAAGAGAAGGTGCTATCAGACTAAATGTGGATAAGTTCTTTGAAAGACATGGCAGCATAAAACTGGGCATTCAGTCTGTTTACTGTGATGATGAGCAGATTCTGCCTGATTCTCAGGGCACTTATACATTGCCAGGATCAGACGGACGAATCAGTATCACGGCTTCTGTAATGGACTACACAATGACTAACCCTCTGGTACGCGTATTTATTGAGGGAAAAGAAAATGTTGGTCTTGAGGTTCCAAGGAGTGAACTCAGTACGCTGGAGTATACCTCTCTTGGATATGGTAATTATATCCTTCATGTACAGGTGCTGAATGAGAGAAATGAAGTATATCAGGAGGAGAGATTTCTCCTGGTTAAAAAGCCGCGTCTTGTTGAGCTTTTTGCTGTCAAACTGCTCATACTTGTGGTTGTAGCCTTCGCTGCAGGATTTCTGGTTTGGCGCATTTTAAAGGCTACCGTAGTTACCAAACAGTATGAAGAGATTACCAAAGCCAAGGAAGAAGCTGAGAGAGCAAATACTGCCAAGTCAAGATTCCTTGCGAATATGTCTCATGAGATCAGAACGCCTATCAATACTATTCTTGGTATGGATGAGATGATCCTCAGAGAAGATGCAAGAGATGTACCCAAAGCATACTTTTTATCCATAATGAATTATTCGCTTGATATCAAGAATGCTACAGAGTCTCTTCTGGGCCTTATTAATGATCTTCTTGATATGTCCAAGATCGAATCAGGCAAAATGCATCTTGTTGAGCAGGAATATGATGTTCAGGATCAGCTAAGGTCAATAGTTTCAATGATAAGATCTAGGAGTACAGAAAAAGAGCTGATCTTTGAGGTAGTTATCGATGAGATACTTCCGACCAGGATGTATGGTGATAACGGTAAGATCAAGCAGGTTGTATTGAATCTTTTGACTAATGCTGTTAAATATACTGCTGCAGGAGCAGTAGAATTCTCGGTTTCAATGGAAGCAAGGAATGATGACATCTGTGACCTTCGCTTTTCTGTCAAGGATACCGGTATCGGTGTTAAAGAGGAGGACATGGACAAGCTCTTTACCGCCTATGAGAGACTTGATGAGGAGAAGAACAGCGGAATTCAGGGAACAGGTCTTGGCCTTGATATTTCCAGACGTTTTGCTGAACTTATGGGTGGAAAGCTCTGGTGCGAAAGTGTATACGGAGAGGGCTCTGAGTTTATCCTGACTTTGCAGCAGAGAATTGTAGATGATACACCGATTGGAATATTCAAGGAACATAATATTTCTGATAATGGACCTTATGTACCTAAGTTTATTGCACCTGATGCAGATATTCTTGTTGTTGATGATACGCCTATGAACCTGAGTGTAATAAAGGGTCTTTTAAAGTCAACCAAGATGTTTGTAACAACAGCAGACAGTGGCGAAGAAGCACTTGAGAAGATAAAAGAAACAGACTTTAATGTGGTTCTTCTAGACCATATGATGCCTGGAATGGATGGAATAGAAACTCTTGAAAAGATCAGGGAAACTCATCCGAATCTGCCTGTATATGCACTTACTGCCAACGCAGCAGTCGGTGAAGAATTCTACACATCCAAGGGCTTTAACGGATATCTGGCTAAGCCTATAGACAGTGCTACTCTTGAGAGCACTATCTTAAAGCATCTTCCTCCTGAAATTGTTATGCAGAGAGAGGATGAAGAGGCAGAAGAGGAGCTTACAGAGATTCCTGAGAACATGCTGTGGATAAATGAAATTTCAGAGATATCTGTAGATGATGGTCTGGCTAATTCCGGAGGAGTAACTAACTATTTGTTCGCTCTGAGACTGTTCTACGATACCATTGATGATAATATTTCAGTGATCAGTAATTCGTATGAAGCAGGAGATATAAGACTTTATACCATTAAGGTTCATGCTCTTAAGAGCTCTGCAAGGATAATCGGAGCACTGGAATTATCAAGACTTGCAGCAAGCCTTGAAGAAGCTGGCAAAAATGATGATAAAGCATTCATTGATCAGAATACAGAGAAGCTGATTTCAGACTACAGCCTGTTCAAGGACAGACTTGCAAGAATGGATCAGGATGATGAGGAAATAAGGCAGGATGAGAGTCTTGAGATGATATCCTATGAAGATCTGCAGGATGCATATGGCGCTATCAGAGATTCTATTTCACAGATGGATTATGATGCGATTGAAATGATACTGGGCCAGATGAAAGAGTACAGACTTCCTGAAGATGCAGCTAAGAAGCTGAATAAGCTTGGCAAACTGCTTAAGACCTTTGACTGGGATGCCATGGAGACACTATTTGAGTAA